TTTGATCTCAAACAAGGGAGCATCGGGAACTTCTTTTTGACCGGCGCTTACCTTGATTTTGGGGATATCAGCGCGGCTCTTTTCCTATACGAACAACTGGCCGGGGTCCGGGGACATGTCTTACCAGCCTCTGAAGAGATCATGCACCTGGCGGCTGAAAAAGTTGACGGCCAGGTGATCACCGGTCAGCATCTGATCACTAAAACCGATCTTGGTTTGCAGTTGAAACGGCTCTTTTTCTTGGAACAGGAGGATCCTCAGGCCAGCGAGATCAAGCCGCGGCTAAGCGCCGAGGCGGCGGAGGCGATCAAAAGCTCCGATCTGATCGTTTTTTCCATGGGGAGCTTCTACACCAGCCTTTTATCAACTCTTCATCTGATGGGGATGTCGGAGGCAGTTAGGGCAAGTCACGCCCTGAAAGTTTTTATCCCTAATACCATTGAAGATCCAGAAATCCGCGGGATGACGACCGCCGATATGGTCAAGCGATTGATTGAGACTTTAAAAGGCAATGATCCAGTCGCCAGGGAGCCCGACTATTTACACGTGGTCATTACCGGCGATCGCGGAAAAAGCTTAAGCCTGGGGACCGGACGAAGGCTGATCCCCGATGACACGAAATCTTTGCTGGGGTTCGGGATCGAAAAAACACCTCTAATCACAGAAGGAGAGCTAACTGGCTATTATCAACCAGAGCCTCTGGCTGACCTGCTAGCTAGATTAAATTATAAACCTTCCGGTTGTCCTTAAACGCCAGAGCTAATATACTTAAATGATATGGTAAAAATCAGACTCCAAAAATACTGTTCCGAACAAGGGCT
The sequence above is a segment of the Candidatus Margulisiibacteriota bacterium genome. Coding sequences within it:
- a CDS encoding YvcK family protein; translation: MSIYNRRIACITGGTGFRSVAKALASLYPNPTTVHVIGTADSGRSTRRIREFFGIPAIGDLRSRCIDLADRRTLGYREITDLLAYRLPNIENKTALEDEFAAIIKGHHPLTHAASAGNHKFTRIILANLKRFDEERKTIELTKGSFDLKQGSIGNFFLTGAYLDFGDISAALFLYEQLAGVRGHVLPASEEIMHLAAEKVDGQVITGQHLITKTDLGLQLKRLFFLEQEDPQASEIKPRLSAEAAEAIKSSDLIVFSMGSFYTSLLSTLHLMGMSEAVRASHALKVFIPNTIEDPEIRGMTTADMVKRLIETLKGNDPVAREPDYLHVVITGDRGKSLSLGTGRRLIPDDTKSLLGFGIEKTPLITEGELTGYYQPEPLADLLARLNYKPSGCP